GTCCGGCGCAACGTCGACATGACATACGTCGTCATGGACAACCGCATCTACGGGCTGACCAAAGGGCAGTTCTCCCCGACCTCTCGGGAGGATTTCGAGACCTCGACCTCCCCGGACGGGACGAACCAACAGCCGGTCAACCCCCTCGCACTCGCGCTCGCATCGGGCGGCACCTTCATCGCCCAGTCGTTTTCGTCGGACTCCCAGCGCCACGCCGAGATCGTCCAGGAGGCCATCGAACACGACGGCTTCGGCTTCGTGAACGTCTACTCGCCGTGCGTGACGTTCAACGACGTCGACACCTACGATTACTTCCGGGATGCGATCGTCGACGTCGGCGACGACGACTTCGATCACGACCGCACCGACTACGACGACGCCAAGGATCTCATTCTCGACCGCGACAAGGAGTACCAGGGCGTCATCTACCAAAACGAGAGTTCGGTCGGCTACGAGACACGCGAGGGCGTCGAAGAACCCATGACTGACATCCCCGACGGCGCCCCCGAGGACGCGATGGACCTCGTCCGCGAGTTCTACTGACGAAGCCGCGAAAACGGTTTTTTCTCCCCCGCCCGAGGGACCGACATGACGCTCGAACTCGATCCGGAGTCGACCGCGGTCGTCGTCGTCGATATGCAAAACGGCTTTTGTCATCCCGAGGGCTCGCTGTACGCGCCGGGGAGCGAGGCGGCGATCGACCCCTGCGCCGAGGTGGTCGCCGAGGCCCGCAAGGCCGGCGCCGCGGTCGTCTTCACCCGCGACGTCCACCCGCCCGAGCAGTTCGAGGGCAACCACTACTACGACGAGTTCGACCGGTGGGGCGAACACGTCCTCGAAGGCTCGTGGGAGGCCGAACTCGTTTCGGAGCTCTCCCCCGAAGACGGGGATCTGGTCGTGGTCAAACACACCTACGACGCCTTTCACCAAACGGAACTGGAGGGGTATCTCCGGAGTCACGGCATCGACGACCTCGTGTTCTGTGGAACGCTCGCGAACGTCTGTGTGCTCCACACCGCCGGATCGGCGGGGCTGCGAGATTACCGTCCGATCCTCCTCGAGGACGCCATCGGAGCAATCGAGGACGACCACCGCGAGTACGCTCTCGAACACGCCGAGTGGCTCTTCGGCGAGGTCCACCCGCGCTCGGCGGTCGAGTTCGCGTAGCCGGCCCGGTCGCCTGCTTTCCCCGTATTTAAGTCCGGTCGCCAAGAACCGTGGGTATGGACGAGAGAACGTATACAGCCGACGCCGAACCGGGCCAGACGGCGACCGTCGCCGGGTGGGTCCACGAGATACGCGACCTGGGCGGGATCGCCTTCCTCATTCTGCGCGACACGAGCGGTCGGATCCAGATCAAACTCGAGAAGGACGAGATGGACGACGAGCTGGTCGAGACGGGACTCGACCTCTCGCGGGAATCCGTCGTCACGGTGACCGGCGACGTGAAGGAGGAGCCGCGCGCGCCGACAGACGTCGAGGTCGTCCCCGAGTCGATCGAGGTGCTGTCCGCAGCCGACACCGAACTCCCGCTGGACCCGACCGAGAAGGTCGACGCGGAGCTGTCGACGCGGCTCGACAACCGGACGCTCGATCTCCGCCGCGAGGCGGGACAGGCCGTCTTCGAGATCAGAAGCGAAGTGCTGCGGGCCGCCCGCGAGGCGTTCCGCGCGGCCGACGCCACGGAAATCAACACCCCGAAGATCGTGGCGACCGGGACGGAGGGCGGCACCGAGCTGTTCCCGATCACCTACTTCGGGCAGGAGGCGTTCATGAACCAGAGCCCACAGCTGTTCAAACAGCTCGTCGCGGGCTCGAACGTCGAGCGTGTCTTCGAGATCGGCCCGATCTTCCGGGCCGAAGAACACAACACGCCGCGACATCTCAACGAGGCGACCTCGATCGACTTCGAGGGCGCGTTCTGTGACCACCACGACGCGATGGACGTCTGCGAGGACGTCGTCGCCGCAGCCTACGAAGCCGTCGCGGAGAACTGCGAGGCCCAACTCGAAGCGCTCGGGATCGCCGAGGAGTTCACCGTCCCCGAGACCCCGTTCCCGCGGCTCAGCTACGAGGAGGCCATAGAGCGGATCAACGCGACCGGCGAACTCGACGAACAGCTCGTGTGGGGCGACGACCTGCCGACAGAGGGCGAGCGGGCACTCGGTGACGACGTCGGCGGCCACTACTTCATTACTGACTGGCCCGCCGAAATCAAGCCCTTTTATATTATGGACCACGACGACGACGAGACGCTCTCGACGGGCTTCGACATGATGCACCCCCGGATGGAGCTCGTCTCGGGCGGCCAGCGCGAGCACCGCCGCGAGCAGCTCATCGAGGGCTTCGAGGCCCAGGGACTCGACCCGGAGGCCTTCGAGTACTACACGAAGGTGTTCAAATACGGGATGCCGCCCCATGCCGGCTGGGGGCTCGGTGGCGAACGACTCGTCATGACGATGCTCGATCTGGACAACATCCGGGAGGCGGTGTTGTTCCCGCGAGACAGACAGCGATTGAGCCCGTAGGGGAAATCGCTGTCTGGCGAGCGGGGGCTCGTCAGAGCTTGCTCTGACGGTGTTCCCGCGAGACTGCCAACGTCTGAGCCGTAGGCGAAATCGCTGTCTGGCGAGCGGGGGCTCGTCAGAGCTTGCTCTGACGGCGTTCCCGCGAGACTGCCAACGTCTGAGTCCGTAGCGCGCGAGGGGATGCTATACGAACGTTGATGTGTGTCACTGTCGCAACGAATCCTATGGACGAGACAGATCCCGACGAGCGATCCCAGGAGTTGAAGCGACTCCTCCGGGTGGAACTCGACGACCGAGAGGATATCGCGGACTACGAAATCACGCACACGGACGACCCCGGCGTCCACCTGATCACGGAGGAGGCGGACGGGACGAGTCACTACCACGTCACGCTCGAACGCCACCCCGAAGGGAGCACAAAGACGCGCTGGAACTACTTGGGATCGGATCGGGACGACTAGGTGCGTCCGGGGAAAACCGCGTCGAGCGGCGCGGTCTTCCCGACTGGCCCCTGAATCGGCGAGTGTCGTCGTTGCTAACGGTTGCCGGTCGCTCGAGCGCCGTTGCTCGGTTCGCGGGGGCTTCGTGCTACGGTAACCGAAACGAGATCGATCTGTAGCGGTCGCGTCTGCGGCTTTGTCTCGACGGTTAGTGGCCCGCCGAAGGACAACAGTCGAAGTTTCGTATAGCGGCATACGATACATTTCGGGTGCACCGGGGCGGTTCCGATCGGTTCGGGGAAGCCGAAGGGCGTTTCAACCGCGGTGACCCACACACCACTATGACAGAGACGATTCGGCTGGCGACCCGAGGGTCCGATCTCGCCCTGCGGCAGGCCCGGCGGGTCGCCGAGACCCTCGGAAGCCGCCGCCGGGACGTGGAGTTGGTCGAAGTCGAGACGACCGGCGACGCCGTCCGCGACGAGTTGATCCATCGCCTCGGAAAGACGGGCGCCTTCGTCAGGAGCCTCGACGAGAAGGTCCTCGACGGCGGCGTCGACGCCGCCGTCCACTCGATGAAGGACATGCCGACCGAGTTTCCCTCCGAACTCGTCGTCGCGGGCGTCCCCGAGCGCGCCGCCCCGGGCGACGTCCTCGTGACGCCCGGAGGAGTCGATCTCTCCGGCCTCCCGGACGGTGCGACGGTCGGAACGTCCAGCCTCCGGCGGAAGGCCCAATTGCTCGCCGGACGCCCCGATCTGGACGTCCAGCCGCTCCGCGGCAACGTCGACACGCGGGTCGAGAAGCTCCTCGCGCCGGGGGTTCAAGCCGAGTGGGACCGGCGGCTCGAGGCCGACGAGCGCGACGACGACGAGGAGGGCCTCTCGTACGAACGCCCGCCCGAGGCGTGGCGCGAGGCGCTCGCGGACGTCGAAAGACGCGCGATAGAGCGATCGGTCGAAACCGAGTTCGACGCCATCGTCCTCGCCGAGGCCGGGTTAGAGCGGATCGGGCTGCTCGATACGGTCGAGTACAGTCGGCTGTCGGCCCCGTTCGTCTCCGCGCCGGGCCAGGGTGCGCTGGCCGTGACGGCGCGCAACGGCGGCGTGGCGTCGACGATCCGGGCGGAACTCGATCACCCGCGAACCCGGGTCGAAACCACCGTCGAGCGGACGATACTCGGGACGCTCGGCGGCGGTTGTGTCGCCCCGATCGGGATCTACGCGGTCGTGCAAGGCGAGCACGTCCAGACGCGGGTCCGAGTGCTCGCACAGGACGGCACCGAGGAGATCGATGCGAGCCGGGACCTACCCGCCGAACACCACCCGGAAGCGGCCCGCGAGTTCGCCGAGGAGTTGGCCGAACAGGGCGCGAAGGACCTCATCGCCCGCGCGCGCAGCGAGGGTGGGGTATGACCGGGACGGTGTACCTCGTCGGCAGCGGGCCGGGCGATCCGGAGCTGTTGACGGTGAAGGCGAGGCGGCTCATCGAGGCGGCCGACGTCGTCCTCCACGACAAGCTTCCCGGCCCGGAGATCCTCGAGTCGATCCCGGAATCGAAACGCGAGGACGTCGGCAAGCGCGCCGGCGGGGAGTGGACGCCACAGGAGTACACGAACCGGCGGCTCGTCGAACTCGCCGAGGACGACAACGACGTGGTCCGTCTCAAGGGCGGTGACCCCTTCGTCTTCGGGCGGGGCGGCGAGGAGGCCCAACACCTCGCCGAAAACGGCATCGACTTCGAGTACGTCCCCGGCGTGACGAGCGCGATCGCCGGTCCCGGCGTCGCCGGAATCCCGGTCACCCATCGCGATTACGCCTCCTCGGTGTCGTTCGTCACGGGTCACGAGGACCCGACGAAAGACGAATCCGCGATCGACTGGGAGGCGTTGGCGGCGGCCGGCGGTACCATCGTCGTGTTGATGGGGGTCGGGAAGTTGCCGATGTATGCCGAAACCCTGCGCTCGGCCGGGATGGACCCCGAAACGCCGGTCGCGCTCGTCGAGCGGGCGACGTGGCCCGGCCAGCGCGTCGCCACGGGGACCCTTAAGACGATCGTCGGAGTGCGCGACGAACGGGGGATCGAACCACCCGCGATCACCGTGATCGGCGACGTCGCGGCCACGAGAGGCGACGTCGCGGCGTTTTTGCGGGGAAGGGCCGAGCCGGAGGGAGCGGACGAATGAACCGCATGTCGCGATATCAAATCGGTTCGGCGACGGGGATCGAAGCGATCGGGGCTCAGCGATGAGCCGCATCGCCTTCTTTCGGCCCGACGACGAGCGCGCCGCCTCGGCCGCGTCGTTCGTGCGCGAACTCGGGTACGAGCCGCTCTCGGACCCGATGCTGGCGGTCGAACCGACCGGGGAGACGCCGCGGTCGGACGCCGACTACACGGTCTTCACGAGCAAGACCGGTGCGGAACTCGTCGCCGACGCCGGCTGGCGGGCGGGCGGGGCAGTCGTCGCCATCGGGACGCCGACCGCGGGGGCGCTCGAGGCGACCGGGTACGCGGTCGATCGACTCCCCGGGGAGTTTTCTTCTTCTGGGCTCGTCGACGAACTCGCCCCCGATGCCCCGGGAGCGACTGTCGAGGTCGCCCGCTCGGATCACGGCTCGGCGGTCCTCCTCGAGGGATTGAACGACGCCGGCGCGTACGTCCACGAGACGGTGCTGTACCGGCTGGTGCGCCCGGAGGGGGCCGGGCGGTCGGCCGAAGCCGCCGCGCGCGGCGAGTTGGCGGGTGCGTGTTTTACCTCCTCGTTGACACTCGAGCACTTCCTGGCGGCCGCCGCGGAGCGTGGTGTCCGGGGCGCGGCGATCGAGGGGCTGAACGACGCGATAGTGGGCGCCATCGGCGAACCGACCGAGGCGACCGCCGAGTCGGCCGGCGTCGCCGTCGACGTCGTCCCCGAGACGGCGACGTTCGAGGCGCTGGCCGAGGCCGTCACGGAGCGGCTGTAGCGGGCACAACAGAGAAGGGCGAAACGGGGGGCGGCAACGCGGACAGGAGGGCTTTTCCCCGGCGCGGACCGACCCGCGTGTATGGACGCGCCGCTTTGGACGGACGAACACGCCCCGGAGCGCTCGGAACTTCCCCAATCGACGGTTCGGGAGCACCTACAGCGCGTGGCCGCCGAGCCGATGAACCTCGTCGTGTTCGGTCCCCGCGGCGCCGGCAAGACGGCTGCGGTCCGGGCGCTCGCTCGCGAGACCCACACGGACCCGGACAACGACTTCGTCGTCATCAACGTCGCGGACTTCTTCGACCGGACAAAAAAGGAGATCCGGAACGACGAGCGCTTCGAGGGCTTCCTAGAGGGGCGTTCGAGCCTCTCGAAGCGGGATATGATCGGCCACGTGCTGAAAGAGCAGGCCGCCTACCAGCCGGTGTCGGGGGAGTTCCGGACGATTCTCCTCGACAACGCCGAGGCGATCCGCGAGGACTTCCAACAGGCGCTGCGGCGGGTGATGGAAAAGCACTACGAGGCGACACAGTTCGTCATCGCTACCCGCCAGCCCTCGAAGCTCATCCCGCCGATCGAGTCGCGGTGTTTCCCGATTCCGGTTCGGGCGCCGACCCACGCCGAGACCGTCGAGGTGCTCGAACGGATCGTCACCCGCGAGGGCGTCGAGTACGACGCCGACGGCCTCGAGTACGTCGCGGGCTACGGCGACGGGAACCTCCGGACGGCGATCCTGGGCGCGCAGACCGCCGCCGAGGAGGAGGGCGCGGTGACGATGGAAGCCGCCTACGAGGCGCTGGGCGACGTCGGGCTCCGCGAAGAACTCGAGTCGATCCTCGCGGCCGCCGACGGGGGGGCCTTCGAGGACGCCAGAGGCGACCTCGACGACCTGTTGTACGAGGCGGGCTACGAGGGCGGGGAGATACTCGAGGCGCTGCTCGAGGCCGCCCGGAGCCGGTACAGCGGCGACGAACTGGCGTCGATCCACGCGCTCGCGGGCGAGGTCGAGTTCGGGATGGCCGACGGGACGTCCGATCGCGTCCACCTGTCGCGGCTGCTCGCGGAGCTGGGCCGCGTAGAGGAGGGGCCGCCGCAGCGGCGATAGCGACTACGTCAGGACGTGGACGTAGCGGGTCAGGGAGGCGTGGACCCGACGGTCGAACCGATCCGCGACACTCCAGCCGGCCGCCTCGGCGGCGTCGCTCCAGACCCGATCGCCAACCAGCACCGCCCGCGGGGCGACCCGGCGGAGCTCCGAGAGCGTCCCGCCGACGAGCGCCGAAAGGGAGCCGCCCGCGACCTTCGATTGGCGGCCGTAGGGGGCGTCCAGCACCGCGCCGTCGACGCTGTCGTCGGCGAGGGGCAACCGGGTGGCGTCGCCGCGGAGGACCGATCCCTCCCCGAGGTAGGCCGCGAGGTTGCGTTCGGTCCCCCGGACCATCTTCGCCTGGGCGTCGACGCCGACGACGCTCGCGCCCGCGAGGCCGGCCTCGACGAGGATGCCGCCGGTGCCGCACATCGGGTCGAGGATCCGGGCTCCGGGCGCGGCACCGGCGATGTTCGCGAGCGCGCGGGCGTCCATCGGCGCCATGCTCCCCGGCTGGAAGAAGGGCTTTTTCGTCGGCTTCCGGGCGGCAAACTCCCGTTCGGGTTCGGTTTCGAGCCACCCGAGCGCCGCCAGCCCCGACGAGAACAGCGCCAGAAGGGTGTGATCGGGGGTCTCGAGGTCGACGTCGAAGCCCCGGTCGACGAGACGACTCCCGAGGCGGCGCTCTACGGCCTGGGTGTCAATCCCCGCGAGCCCCCGGACGTCGCGCGCCCTGACGGCGATCGAACCGGCCCGGTCGCGGCCGGCGGTTCGGGCGAGCGCGCTCGCCGCCTCGACGTCGGGAGCGCAGGTCCCGACCAGCCGGCAGATCCGGCGGGTGTAGGCGAGGGCCTCGGGGGCCTCGACCCCGCGAGCGGTGGCGATCCCCGGCGCGACGAGGTCGACGGCCGAACAGCGGCTCTCGGCCTCCCGGACCGCGAAGGCGTCGTCCTCGCCGGCCAACTCCAGCAGGTACACGCCCGGAGGTGGCCGCCCGCGGGAAATAAACGGCCCGATCGGGTCCGGTCGGGGTCGTCGGAGCGTCCAGTCAGATCAGCCGGAGCGTCCGGTCGGGTTCGCCGGAGCGTCCAGTCAGATCAGCCGGAGCGTCCGGGACCGATTCGACGCGGTATATATATGCACCGGAGCGGCCGCGACTGAGATATTTATAAATGAATGGCGTCGCTGATCGCATCCCCTCCCACGGTGCGGTGGCGCGCGCTCGGAGCCGTGGCCGAGCGGCGGGCGGCGAGCGACGCGAGCCGCCCCGCCCGAGGGCCGGCGCGAACCCACGTGCGAGGGCTTCGCGAACGGAGTGAGCGACGGCTCGATAGAGCTCGCTCTATCGGCGGACGACCGGCGGGCCCCGAGACGAACGGAGTGAGTCGAAGGGTCGCCGGGAGTCGGTTGGGGAGGCGTGTGGCTGTCGGAGACGGCCGGAGGACCCACGATTCGACCGAGGGACGCACGAGCGCGGTCGGGGGTTTATAAATTCGATTTCGAGTAATTATAAAACAGGTTCCGTGGATATATGAACCAGATCCGAGTTTATACCTCAACTCCGTTTTTATATCTCAGCTCCGTTTTTATAACCCAACTCTGTTTTTATATACTATGTACGGGTGTTTATATACCCGATCGATCAAAAGAGGGGCGAACCCACGAAGACGACCCTCGGCGGCGAACCGCGGGACGGACCGTCCACCCGAGACGACGCGCTATAGTAACCATCGCAAGCGATTACACATCGATCGCACTGCCATCGTGCGATCGAGTGTGCAGTGTCTTCCGATCGCTACTATACCCGACCGAGCCACGACTCACCCGCGCTGGCGATCGTAGAGCGTGACGTAGTGGTCGCTGTATCGAGCCTCGTGTTCTTTCGCGCGCTCGTGGGCGGTCACGCAGTCGTCGAGCCGTCGCTCGAGGCCGCAGTCGTTGCACTCGATCTTGCATGGCATGTGTCGGCGTATGTCACGGACGATAATAAATGTCGGCGGGGCCGCGAGCTTCCATATATAAAAGCGCCGAGCCGGCAAAACGCGGCCGGTTCCGCGAGCGCCTACGCGTCGTAGGCGTGGGCCTCGAGCGTCGTCAACTCGACGGTGTCGAGGACGGCCTCGTTCGTCGCCTCGAGGACGACGGACGGAACGGTCGTCTCCGGGAGCCGCTGTTCGCGCGTCGCGTCGAGGGCTTCGATCCAGCGGCCCAAACAGAGACACCACCGATCGCCCGGTTCGAGCCCGGGGAACTGCAGCTCCGGCCGCGGGGTCGTCAGGTCGTTGCCGCGCGCCTTGCTGAACGCCAGGAAGTCCTCGGTCATCACCGCACAGAGCTCGTGGCGGCCGCGGTCGCCGGGGTGGGTGCCACAGCAGCCGTCGCGCTCGAACCCGGTAGTCGGGTCGGTGCTACAGGGTTCGAGGGGGTCGCCGAGGACGTTGGTATCGGGCATACGAGTCGAAGGCGTCGAAGGAACAAAAAGGCCGCCCCGAGGGACGTCGCGGGCGGGAACGGCGTGGTCTGGGGTCCGAGTGCCGACCTCGTGACGTAGTGTATTGAAACGAACACACAATATTAAGTCGGTCGGATACGAACGATTGTGGACGATGACACCACAGACAGAACTCGGAGCCGACGTGACAGTCGACTCGCGGGGGGCTGGCTGTCCCGGCCCGTTGATGGGTCTCGTCGGGGAGGTCCACAACGCAGAACAGGGGGCCGTCGTGCGGTTGTTGAGCGACAACGAGCGATCGCTCGGCGACGTCCCCGGGTGGGCCGAGGAGGCCGGCAACGACCTCGCCGGCGTCGTTGATGGGAAAAAACACCACGGATTTTA
The genomic region above belongs to Natronomonas moolapensis 8.8.11 and contains:
- the cobA gene encoding uroporphyrinogen-III C-methyltransferase — its product is MTGTVYLVGSGPGDPELLTVKARRLIEAADVVLHDKLPGPEILESIPESKREDVGKRAGGEWTPQEYTNRRLVELAEDDNDVVRLKGGDPFVFGRGGEEAQHLAENGIDFEYVPGVTSAIAGPGVAGIPVTHRDYASSVSFVTGHEDPTKDESAIDWEALAAAGGTIVVLMGVGKLPMYAETLRSAGMDPETPVALVERATWPGQRVATGTLKTIVGVRDERGIEPPAITVIGDVAATRGDVAAFLRGRAEPEGADE
- a CDS encoding sulfurtransferase TusA family protein, with translation MTPQTELGADVTVDSRGAGCPGPLMGLVGEVHNAEQGAVVRLLSDNERSLGDVPGWAEEAGNDLAGVVDGKKHHGFYLEKV
- the hemC gene encoding hydroxymethylbilane synthase, encoding MTETIRLATRGSDLALRQARRVAETLGSRRRDVELVEVETTGDAVRDELIHRLGKTGAFVRSLDEKVLDGGVDAAVHSMKDMPTEFPSELVVAGVPERAAPGDVLVTPGGVDLSGLPDGATVGTSSLRRKAQLLAGRPDLDVQPLRGNVDTRVEKLLAPGVQAEWDRRLEADERDDDEEGLSYERPPEAWREALADVERRAIERSVETEFDAIVLAEAGLERIGLLDTVEYSRLSAPFVSAPGQGALAVTARNGGVASTIRAELDHPRTRVETTVERTILGTLGGGCVAPIGIYAVVQGEHVQTRVRVLAQDGTEEIDASRDLPAEHHPEAAREFAEELAEQGAKDLIARARSEGGV
- a CDS encoding AAA family ATPase; translation: MDAPLWTDEHAPERSELPQSTVREHLQRVAAEPMNLVVFGPRGAGKTAAVRALARETHTDPDNDFVVINVADFFDRTKKEIRNDERFEGFLEGRSSLSKRDMIGHVLKEQAAYQPVSGEFRTILLDNAEAIREDFQQALRRVMEKHYEATQFVIATRQPSKLIPPIESRCFPIPVRAPTHAETVEVLERIVTREGVEYDADGLEYVAGYGDGNLRTAILGAQTAAEEEGAVTMEAAYEALGDVGLREELESILAAADGGAFEDARGDLDDLLYEAGYEGGEILEALLEAARSRYSGDELASIHALAGEVEFGMADGTSDRVHLSRLLAELGRVEEGPPQRR
- a CDS encoding uroporphyrinogen-III synthase; the encoded protein is MSRIAFFRPDDERAASAASFVRELGYEPLSDPMLAVEPTGETPRSDADYTVFTSKTGAELVADAGWRAGGAVVAIGTPTAGALEATGYAVDRLPGEFSSSGLVDELAPDAPGATVEVARSDHGSAVLLEGLNDAGAYVHETVLYRLVRPEGAGRSAEAAARGELAGACFTSSLTLEHFLAAAAERGVRGAAIEGLNDAIVGAIGEPTEATAESAGVAVDVVPETATFEALAEAVTERL
- a CDS encoding cysteine hydrolase family protein, which produces MTLELDPESTAVVVVDMQNGFCHPEGSLYAPGSEAAIDPCAEVVAEARKAGAAVVFTRDVHPPEQFEGNHYYDEFDRWGEHVLEGSWEAELVSELSPEDGDLVVVKHTYDAFHQTELEGYLRSHGIDDLVFCGTLANVCVLHTAGSAGLRDYRPILLEDAIGAIEDDHREYALEHAEWLFGEVHPRSAVEFA
- a CDS encoding DUF2237 family protein, encoding MPDTNVLGDPLEPCSTDPTTGFERDGCCGTHPGDRGRHELCAVMTEDFLAFSKARGNDLTTPRPELQFPGLEPGDRWCLCLGRWIEALDATREQRLPETTVPSVVLEATNEAVLDTVELTTLEAHAYDA
- the aspS gene encoding aspartate--tRNA(Asn) ligase; translated protein: MDERTYTADAEPGQTATVAGWVHEIRDLGGIAFLILRDTSGRIQIKLEKDEMDDELVETGLDLSRESVVTVTGDVKEEPRAPTDVEVVPESIEVLSAADTELPLDPTEKVDAELSTRLDNRTLDLRREAGQAVFEIRSEVLRAAREAFRAADATEINTPKIVATGTEGGTELFPITYFGQEAFMNQSPQLFKQLVAGSNVERVFEIGPIFRAEEHNTPRHLNEATSIDFEGAFCDHHDAMDVCEDVVAAAYEAVAENCEAQLEALGIAEEFTVPETPFPRLSYEEAIERINATGELDEQLVWGDDLPTEGERALGDDVGGHYFITDWPAEIKPFYIMDHDDDETLSTGFDMMHPRMELVSGGQREHRREQLIEGFEAQGLDPEAFEYYTKVFKYGMPPHAGWGLGGERLVMTMLDLDNIREAVLFPRDRQRLSP
- a CDS encoding 2-oxoacid:ferredoxin oxidoreductase subunit beta, whose amino-acid sequence is MSSNVRFTEFKSDKQPTWCPGCGDFGTMNGMMKALAETGNDPDNTFVVAGIGCSGKIGTYMHSYALHGVHGRALPVGTGVKIANPDLEVMVAGGDGDGYSIGAGHFVHAVRRNVDMTYVVMDNRIYGLTKGQFSPTSREDFETSTSPDGTNQQPVNPLALALASGGTFIAQSFSSDSQRHAEIVQEAIEHDGFGFVNVYSPCVTFNDVDTYDYFRDAIVDVGDDDFDHDRTDYDDAKDLILDRDKEYQGVIYQNESSVGYETREGVEEPMTDIPDGAPEDAMDLVREFY
- a CDS encoding methyltransferase domain-containing protein, with product MELAGEDDAFAVREAESRCSAVDLVAPGIATARGVEAPEALAYTRRICRLVGTCAPDVEAASALARTAGRDRAGSIAVRARDVRGLAGIDTQAVERRLGSRLVDRGFDVDLETPDHTLLALFSSGLAALGWLETEPEREFAARKPTKKPFFQPGSMAPMDARALANIAGAAPGARILDPMCGTGGILVEAGLAGASVVGVDAQAKMVRGTERNLAAYLGEGSVLRGDATRLPLADDSVDGAVLDAPYGRQSKVAGGSLSALVGGTLSELRRVAPRAVLVGDRVWSDAAEAAGWSVADRFDRRVHASLTRYVHVLT